Below is a genomic region from Nocardioides panacis.
GCTACACGTGCGAGTCGTACCTGTCCGCCGACGCGTACAACGTCGTCGACTTCGGCAACCTTGACGACCACGGCAACCCGCCGCTTGCGGCGACGTGCTGGTGGAGCATCTGGAGTACCGGACCGAACACTCTCAGGAACGCTGACATCCGGTTCAACGTCTCCGACTTCTACTTCACCACTACGCCCGACTCGTCCACCTGCTACAACCGCTACGACCTGCTCGGGGTCGGTGTACACGAGTTCGGACACGCGTTTGGAATGGGGCACGTGTCCGAGTCCACGCACGGCTACCTGACCATGAGCACGAACATGGACCCGTGCGCGTCCGGCGCCCGAACTCTCGGCCGCGGTGACATCCTCGGCCTTCGCAACCTGTACTAGCGACAAGCTGAACCTCCGACCCCGGCCAGTTGGTCCCATCGACGAACTGCGCTGGGGTCGGAGACGCATCGTGCCGCCCTGTCACGCGGTCGCCGGCGGGTCAGGGTCCGGCGACCTTGACGCTGTCCGCTACGTACTTTGCGCCGGCGCAGCGAAGTCGAACTTCCGCGGTCTTGCCCTTGTAGAGCAGGTCACGCATCCCGGCCAGGCCGGTTACGTCACCCTCAGCAGGGACTCGGAACCCAACCAGCACGGTCTGCCACCGTCCACCGGTCAACGCTCGATCCGAGCTGTACAGCGACGCGGTGAACGGCGCGGTCACGTCACCGTCAACCTTCGGGGCGCGCTTCGGGTGCACGTTGACGAGCTTCCCGGTCACCACCGACACCGAAGCTAGAGCACACGGCTGCTCACGACGTGAGTCGACGACGGCCGGTGGTAGCGACGTCCGCTCCTCGTTCACCCAGATCTTCCCGTTCGCGAGCACAGCGTCGTCCACGGACACACCGGGGACCTTGAAGGCGTCGACCGTGTAGTCCGGTTCCGGGGCGTTCGTCACCGTCGTCCCGTCCCGGCTGCTTCCGCCACCGTCAACGCAGCCGCCGGGCAACAGGGCCTTCCCGACCCGAGCGCCCGGCACCGGCTCCCGTAGCAGGTCCCCGGCCGACCGGTACTCGTGGCCGGCCACCCGCAACGAGCTCGGACACGACGCACCGCCACCCCCGCCGGTCCCACGGTCCGAACCGCCGACCGAGGTGAGTGCGTTGACGGCGACGACCGCGACTGCGGCTGCCGCAGCGGCACCCAGAAACACCGCCCCTGTGGTCGGGCGTCGAGTCCGACCGGTTGTCCCACTCGCGCCACCTGGGACGGTCCGGGCCAGCTGGCGAGCGGAGACCTCTACGTGCGTGGGCGCGTCCTGAGCCAGGTCGTTCAGGCCGCGGGTCAGAAGCGCGTCGAGCGCAGCGTCAGCGTCCTGCTGGGCTCGTCCGTTACTGGTCACCGGTCTCCTCCGTCCTCGGGCTCCAACAGCCCAGCGAGCTCCGAACGCAACGCCGCACGACCCCGGGCCAACAAGCTCCGGACGGTCGCCGGCCGGCAACCGAGAAGGTCCGCGATCTGCCGGTCGTCGCGGTCCTCGTAGTACCTCAAGACGATCGCGGCCCGCTGCCGCGCCGGCAGCACCCCTAGCGCCTGCCCGACCGCGTCGCGGACGTACGTGGCGTCGACCGGGTCCCGATCGTGCGGGTGGGTGTCGGCCAGCCCCGCGAGCCGAACCAGCGAGCGTCGACGTACAGCCGTGCGGCGCCACTCAGTCCGATGCAGGTTCACCAAAGCGCGGCGCGCATACACAGGCAGGTCCTCGATGTCCGCACTGCCGCGGCGACCCAGCTTCTCGAAGACCGCCTGGGTCAGGTCTTGGGCTGCGTCCCTGTCCCCGGTAAGCAGGTACGCGAACCTCAACAGGGCAGGGCCGTGCTCGTACGCCAGCCCTTCGAGATCAACGCCCATCACGCCCCCCGCCTCATCATCAGCACGACCATGCGTCCTCGACCGGCCAGACCGACGGTCCGGCTGGCCGCTCTGTGCCGAGTCATAACTCATGGTGACGCTCACACATGGAACACCATTGAGCACCGGCGCGTGTTGCAGTCGAACAGTAAAACGTTGAGCCGAAGCGGTGGTGGCGGTAGTCAACAGTGCGCTGGCTGAGCGAACTGGTGCGCTCCCGATAACGGCTGCCCTTCACCGCGGCGCCCATTCGGCGGGCCCGTTCATTGCTGGCGCAGGCGTAGCAGGGACGGACGGTTCGACGAACCGGTTCGATCAACCAGTTCGTCAGCGACGGGGTCGCACAGGGACCTAGGATTCGGCCGGGAGGCTGGTCACGACGGCGGTCCTCGAACCGTCTCGGCCCGTTGGACAACAAGGGGGACCCGTCACCGTGCGGAATGTTGCGTCACGCCTGCTCACCGCCGTACTGGTCACCGGCCTCGTCGCCACGGTGACGACCGCACCCGGCGTGGCCGCCCCCCGGCTCGTCTCGGCCGCTGTCGCGGAGCGCGCACCGGCAGGACTGGCCAGCCTACCCGACCGCGAACGTGATGTACGGCCCCACCATCTGTCCAGGTCTCTCTCAAAGCTCTGACTCGCTTCCAAGATCTAGCCCTCGGGGTGTAATGACTGTTTGTCGAGTCGTGCTGCTTGCGGACAAGGGCAACCACTAGCCGACGT
It encodes:
- a CDS encoding sigma-70 family RNA polymerase sigma factor, with product MGVDLEGLAYEHGPALLRFAYLLTGDRDAAQDLTQAVFEKLGRRGSADIEDLPVYARRALVNLHRTEWRRTAVRRRSLVRLAGLADTHPHDRDPVDATYVRDAVGQALGVLPARQRAAIVLRYYEDRDDRQIADLLGCRPATVRSLLARGRAALRSELAGLLEPEDGGDR